In Mytilus edulis chromosome 7, xbMytEdul2.2, whole genome shotgun sequence, a single genomic region encodes these proteins:
- the LOC139482350 gene encoding uncharacterized protein encodes MKLLIVLCCVVSVSWALPGMFNRRESTPNVAEVIQKTISTVNKRRTIEKRTDGVELAFKWIDADSNGHINGDEFSTFYAPIKIEGKFRSKSTWLTLFNQFMTIIDTNGNNQLEIGEFRTLSEIGE; translated from the exons ATGAAGTTATTGATTGTTTTGTGTTGTGTTGTGAGTGTTAGCTGGGCCTTACCAGGGATGTTCAACAGAAGAGAATCAACACCAAACGTTGCAGAAGTCATTCAAAAAACCATTTCT aCGGTGAATAAGAGGAGAACAATTGAAAAGAGAACGGATGGGGTAGAATTGGCTTTTAAGTGGATTGACGCTGACAGCAATGGTCATATCAATGGCGACGAATTTTCTACTTTTTATGCTCCAATTAAAATCGAGGGCAAATTTCGCAGCAAATCTACGTGGTTAACTCTGTTCAACCAATTCATGACAATTATTGACACTAACGGAAATAACCAGTTGGAAATAGGAG AATTTAGAACTCTATCAGAGATTGGTGAATAG